Genomic window (Thermococcus sp.):
AGGGACTGCCGGTGATCCTAAAAAGGGGAACCATATTTTTTACGGGGACGTTCTCGGAGGGGGGTATAGGCCCTGCCATAGCAGGAACCTTCCTTCTGACGTTCCTGTCGAGCTTAATCGGGGTGCCCCTCGCACTGATGGTGGGTATGTACTCCTATGAAAATCCGAGAAGTGTGTTAGGGCGGTGGACTAAGGCCCTTCTCGAAATAATGATGGAGTTTCCCACGATACTGGTGGGAATTTTTGTCATGGCAGTTCTTGTCATTCCTATGGGGACATACTCGGCCATGGCAGGTGCCTTTGCCCTAGTCATAATCCTCCTCCCCTATGTTGCTGTCTACACCCACGAGGCCATGAGGGGGATACCCTTCACATACAAAGAGGCAGGCTACGCCCTCGGCCTTACAAGAATCAAAGTGTTATTCAGAATACTCGCCCCGATGGCAAAGCGGGGGGTGCTGACAGGAGTCCTAATAGGCATTGCAAAGGCCGCGGGAGAGACCGCTCCATTGCTGTTCACTGCAGGGGGGCTCTACGAGAGCTACCCAACATCGATAACCAAACCTGTGGGCACTATCCCCCTCTTAATATATCAACTAATCCAGAGTCCAAGCCCCCAAGATCACGCGACCGCATGGGGTGCCTCCCTTGTCCTAATGGTGATTTTCATCGCCGTTTTCATCCCCCTAAGGATGAGCCTTAAGGAGGTGAAACTGTGAACTTCGCAATAGAAACTGTTGACCTGAATGTTTACTACGGCAAGAACCACGTAATAAAAGATGTCAACCTGCAGATTCCGGAGAAGGGCATTTTCGCCCTTATGGGACCCAGTGGCTGTGGAAAGAGCACGATGCTGAGGACTTTCAACAGGATCCTTGAGTTAAAAGAGGATACCCGGGTTGAGGGGGAGGTTCGTCTCTTTGGAAAAAACGTATACTCCCCAGAGGTTGACCCTATCGAGGTCAGAAGACAGGTGGGTATGGTCTTCCAGTATCCCAACCCCTTTCCCCACATGACGATATACGAAAACGTCGCCATCGGGCTGAAGCTCAACGGGCTTGTAAAGTCAAAAGAAGACTTGGACGAAAGGGTTGAGTGGGCACTCAAAAAAGCGGCTCTATGGGACGAGGTTAAGGATCGCCTGAACGACTACCCCCGCAACCTGAGCGGTGGTCAGAAGCAGAGGCTTGTGATAGCGAGGGCCCTGGCGATGAAGCCAAAAATACTCCTGATGGACGAACCTACTGCCAACATTGACCCAGTCGGGACGGCCAAAATAGAGGAGCTTCTCTTAGAGCTCAAGGAGGATTACACAATAGTTTTAGTTACCCATCTGCCTGCCCAAGCCGCTAGAGCCAGCGATTATGTTGGTTTCCTGTATCTGGGTGAGCTAATAGAAGCGGGCCCAACGAGAAAGGTGTTTGAAAGCCCGGAGCATGAACTAACCGAGAAATACATCACGGGTGCCCTGGGGTGATAGGATGAGAAAACTCCTCGACATGGGAATTGAACAGCTTAAAAAACTCATAAGGGAAATGGGAAATGATGCCCTATCCTCCCTCCAACGGGCGAGTAAAAGCCTTAATGGAGGGGTTGAATCAATAGCGGATATATCAAGTGAACTCCACATCCTCCATGGAGATGTGCTGAACATCGCAACAGAGCTACTCGTCCGCTACTCACCGGTGGCAGGCGACCTGCGCTTCATCCAGAGCGCCATAGACGTCTCCTACGACCTTTACCGGATCTCCCGATACGCTATGGAGATAGAGAGAACGGCCAAAGTTGTAGGGCCTTTTGAGATGACGCCACTCCTGAGCAGGGGCTTTAATCTGACACTAGAAGCACTCAAAACCGCAGTAGAGGCCTTCGAGAACCTCGACGAGGTAGCCACAGGAAGGCTCCTTGAGCTTGACAGGGAGATAGACGATCTTTACATACACTCCTTACAAGGGATAAAGAACCCAGAAACGTGCTCACCGGTGGAGGCACTCATCATGAGGCACCTAGAAAGGATAAGTGACCATGCGAAGGACATAGGAGCACAGGTTATTTACATTAAAGAGGGGAAAAGGGTTTAGTGGAATTTCCAGCCATGAACCCCAGGATAAGGCCGTTTTGGACGCCTCCTCGTTAGGGATGCAATAAAAAGAAAGGGAACTAATGCAACACCTCAGGAACCGCCCTGTCCCACTGCTCTCTGGCGAGTTCACCCGTGTACTTGAACTCCTCGACCTTCTTTTCCGCCTTCTTGCGCTTCTTCTGGTGCTCCCTGAGGAATTCCTGAACCTTCCTGATGAGGTAGCGCTTGCACTCCCCGCAGGTCAGCTCTCCAGCTTTGCACGCCCTATAGCGCTCCATCAGCTTCTCGTCGTCCGGTTCAAAGAATACCTCAAGCCATTTGAAGACGACGCACCTGTCGGGGTTTCCGCCCTTTTCACGTTGCTCCTTAAGCGTTGGCTGGCCACCGGTTAGAGCGAACCTCCATATCTTCTTGCCAGCCTCCTCCGGGTCGTCGGTGAGGTAGACGGCCGTTTCAGGCTTGCTCGCACTCATCTTGCCGCCGAGGCCGGTCAATCCAGGAACAAACTTGGAATGTATAGCGGCGGTCTTGTAGTAGCCAAGACTCTCAGCGAAGTCCCTCTGGAGCCTCCAGTAGGGATCCTGGTCAATCGCCGCCGGAATCAGACAGCGCTTCTTCTCGAAGAAAGTTGGTGCTGCCTGTATGGCCGGGTAGAAAATCATACCAATCTTGCTCTGGTCGGTGAAACCGAAAACAGCTTTGGCCATTGAGAAGTTTATCTTCTTGGCTATTGGAATGGCCATCTCGTAGATCTTCGTGAACTCGCTGTTCTGGAAGATGAAGGTCCTGTCCGGGTCGAAGCCAACGGCGATGATGTCGAGGATGTTATCGTAGGCCCACCTCTTCGTGTCATTAAAGGTGAGCTTCTCTTTGAAAAAGAACTTCTCATCATCGGTTATCTGGATGTAGAGGTTTACACCAAACTTCTCTTGGAGCCACTTGGTCGCGTAGAACGGGATTATGTGGCCAATGTGCATAGGCCCGCTCGGACCCCTCCCGGTGTAGAGGAAGAAGCCTCTCCCATTCTCGTAGTCGGCAAGGATTTTGTCGTAGTCCCTATGGGAGAAGAAAAAGCGCCTCCTGAAGTATATCGGAAGTTCGCTCTTGGTAAGTTCTACCGTCTTCTCAATAAGCTCGTCCGTCAGCGGGCTGGTTCCAAACTGTTCTATCAGCTTCGCGTAGTCCACAACGCCTTCAACGTCCCAGGGGGTAACCTTAAAGTCATCCATTCAAACACCTCCATTTCCACTGGAAACGAAACTCCAGACTAAGGCGGTCGAGAAGAGGGGTTCACCAGGGCCAAAAGCGACCACCGTGCATGGGGTAGAAAGGGAAGGAAGGAGATTTAAAGTTTTTGGATACTATCCATTGTTTTTCATTGTCAGTTTTTTGTATTTCACCACTATGGTATCTCGGCTTGCCCCTTCAATTATTATTTCCTTTGGAAGCCCCCTCGAGTTAACCCAAATTTTGTAATGTGGCAAAGTGCGTGTTTTGGGTGTTAAAACCCGGAGGTCTCCCCTTTTGGAGATATTGAACTGTTCAAGATTGAGAATCACTAACGCGAATGGATCAATGGCATCTGTGTTCGTCCAAGTTACGTTGAATGTAAAAGTACCATTGGTAGTTATGACTTTCTCGATGTTACCGTTAATAACAATTTTCTGAATGAATTTGCCATTTGGCCAATAGTCCGCCCTGCTTATATAATCCGGTTTGGTGAAGTTAACATAGCTCTTAAAAGTATGGTTACCAATTATAACGACCTCTTGAGCTTTAAAGGACGTTATCGATTGCCAGTTAATATCCTGTGCTTGAGTCAAGACATATACGCCGATTAGAATGCCTAAAAAACTAACAAGGGTCAGGATAATTAGATTTCGCCTTTTCACTCCCCGTAAACCAACCAAATACAAATAAGTGACGGCATAAACAACCAGAGAAGATATGTACGCAGGATTTAACCCCCACAGTATAAACACCACGGCAAAGGAAAGCAGCACACCACAGCAAATCCACATGGAATACACCATTGAGGTAAGTCCAATAAACAGTATCAGCGCGATCTGAATGGCACCTATAATATCGTGAAAAACTAAAAAATAGAGTAAAAAGCCGAATACAGGTCCAATTGCGGATAAGATCATTGCCAGCCTGCGGTTTTGGACTATAGTCCCCATATGGAATCACACCCCTCAACACTTGCCTAGGGCATGGCATGCAGTCTTGCTCATATCATAACACGAGTATGCACTGCCCAGAATGACTGCTGTTTCACATATTATAAAGCACAGACCAACGGCAAGTGGACCCAGCACCGAGAACATTGGGCATCCAGTCCAACAGCCCATGCTTCCAGCAAATGCCATGGCACTCCCGCAGACAAAGGTTCCCAGAGCTATACATCTGGCACATGATAACCAGCCGAACAGTCCGAGTACCTTGATGTGCTCACCGTCCTTTATTACTTTGAGTGTTTTAACGGCTGTTCCATTGGTTATGTATATCATTGCTGAGTTGTTTTTGAGAATCACGATGGCCGAGGAGCTACCTCTTTCACTGTTGATATGATAATACCTTCCAATTACCTTTCCCTGGCCGTTAGTGATGGACACAACCAGCGCTCTGGCAGAAAAATTGTTCGCTTTCACAAGAACATCTTTTGCCGTACTGTACTGCGGTACGAGAGTCACGCCGTGGAGCTGACGCCTCAGAAGCCGTGAATCGTCACCATTAAAAGCCAAAGCAGCCTCAAAAGCGGCCACGGGACCTCTCAGTACGGCGGCCTGCCTGCTGTGTATTCCCCCTTCCAATGCAGCACAGGGGGACTTTATCTCCACGGAGGTAGTGGTACCGTTCTGAACTTCAACTGCAGCATTCAACGGGGCGCTAAAAACCAACCCAACAACAAGGATAAAAAACCCAAACGCCAGGAACTTCTTAAACTGAGGTTTTTCTATCATTTTCTCACCCTAAAACAAAAATATCGCTATGCTCAACATAGCCTGTTAAATAAATGGAGTGATATCATCTAAGTGGAGAAACAAAGAGTAAAGATACTATTCGAACTAAAAGTGACTATCAGAGCTTCCCGTTCTCCTTCAACCACTCGCCATACTTAACGAGGGCGTAGACGGCATCAACCGCATCCTCGGTGGTCTCGTAGACCGGGATGCCCCTCTGTTCGATGTTCCTCGCCATCTTGTGCGGGTAGTCTCCACCCGGTGCGATGAAAACTATCGGCTTGCCGTAGGCCTTCATCCTCTCCATGGCACTGACGATTCCCTCATCTATGGCAGGACTCTGGAAGAGCGTTATAACGACGAGAAGGTCGACGTTCGGATCCTCAAGGGCGTAACGCATTGCTATCTCATACCTGCTTGAGGGGGCGTCACCTATGACGTCAATCGGGTTCTTGTAGCTCATGTGGCGCGGGAGCTTGCCCTCCTCGATGTCCTTCCTAAAGCGCCCGTTGGTCTCGTCGCTGAGGCTGGCCAGCTTCATTCCGCGCTCAAGTAAGCCGTCACTCATCATGACGCCGGCGCCGCCACCGTTCGTGACTATGGCAACGCGGTCACCCTTTGCAGGATTCTGCATCGCCAAAGCTTTGGCGTAGTTGAAGAGCTGGCGCATAGTTTTGGCCTCTAAAACGCCGGCCTGCTCAAACGCCGCCTGATATATCTTGTATGCACCGGCGAGGGAACCAGTGTGTGAAGCGGCGGCCTTTGCTCCCGCCTCCGTCCTGCCGCTCTTGAGTACCACGACGGGCTTCTTCAGAGTGACCTCTTTGGCGGCCTTGAAGAACTTCCGCCCGTCCTTAACTCCCTCAATATAGCCGGTTATGACGCCGGTCTTCGGATCGTCACCCAGGTAGGCCATGAAGTCGCTCTCGTCGAGGTCGGCCATGTTGCCGAGGCTGATAAACTTGCTCATTCCAATCTTCTCGCGCGCTGCCCAGTCAAGGATTGCCGCTCCGAAGGCACCGCTCTGGCTCATGAATGCAACCTTTCCAAAGGGCGGTCTGGCCTGCCTCTCCGGTGGGTTGAAGTTGCAGTCAAAGCCGTTCTCAAGGTTTGTGACACCGAGGCAGTTCGGGCCGACAACCCGTATGCCCCACTTCTTGGCCCTCTTAACAAGTTCATCCTCGAGGTCGGTCCTTCCTGCCTCCTTGAAGCCGGCGCTTATGACAACCGCGGCCTTAACACTCTTCTTACCGCAGTCGTCTATAACGTCGGGGACGAACCTGGCAGGAACCGCTACGACGGCAACATCTATCTCATCTTGGATATCATGGATGCTCTTGTAAACGGGAAACCTCTTTCCATTGACCTCTATATCACCGCCCCTGACATTGACGGCGTAGACCTTTCCGTCGTAACGGAGCGTTATGGAGTGCATTATGGCGTTTCCAACCTTTCCAGGCACGTTTGATGCACCTATAACAGCCACACTCTTTGGGTAAAACAAGAAGTCAAGATTTGGAGTCTCCATGGCAACCACCTCCGAAGGTTTTTCGGGAGCGCTTATTTAAGCCTTCCTCCCCCTAGCGGGCAACATCGGAAATGGATATTGTATCGTCCACGGGGAAATCGTTTGGAACACTACCTTTACATATATAAACCTACCGGGGTTCGCGAGACGCACCAGGGCAAAAGAGTTAAATTCCCGAACGTTCAAAGAATGGTTAAAACGTTAAAATGGGTGAGTGCCATGTCAAAGGTTAAGGTCGTCACCGACCCCGAAGTTATAAAACTGATGCTCGAGGACACGCGGAGGAAAATACTCAGCCTGCTCCGCAACAGGGAGATGACCATCTCCCAGCTCAGCGAAATCCTTGGGAAGACGCCCCAGACAATATACCACCACATCGAGAAGCTCAAGGAAGCGGGTTTAGTCGAGGTCAAGAGGACGGAGATGAAGGGCAACCTCGTGGAGAAGTACTACGGTAGGACGGCGGATGCATTCTACATCAACCTCTACCTCGGGGACGAGGAGCTTCGCTACTTCGCCCGCTCAAGGTTGAAGACAAAGCTGGAGATATTCAAAGCCCTCGGCTACGAGTTCAACGACGAAGAGCTACTAAACGTCATGGACGAACTTCTAAAGAAGGAGTATGAATGTAAAACGAACATCTCAGAGGAGATAGAAGCTAAGGAAGAGGAACTCAAGGACTTCTCCAACGAGGACATAATCCACGCGATAGAGTGGCTCGCTATGGCCAGGATGGGCCGCGACGGGGAGACAATGGAACTGCTGAAGAAACTGGGAGAGGTACTGAAGAAGTGAGCCGGTGGGAGCATGGCAAGGGGTATAAGGCTTCTCGTTCTGGACGTTCTGAAACCGCACCAGCCAATAGTGACGGAGCTGGCCCTGGGACTGA
Coding sequences:
- the pstA gene encoding phosphate ABC transporter permease PstA, producing MFRFNPNRKAVEKGFLFTIGLLTVVAVLPLFYILYTVTLKGLPVILKRGTIFFTGTFSEGGIGPAIAGTFLLTFLSSLIGVPLALMVGMYSYENPRSVLGRWTKALLEIMMEFPTILVGIFVMAVLVIPMGTYSAMAGAFALVIILLPYVAVYTHEAMRGIPFTYKEAGYALGLTRIKVLFRILAPMAKRGVLTGVLIGIAKAAGETAPLLFTAGGLYESYPTSITKPVGTIPLLIYQLIQSPSPQDHATAWGASLVLMVIFIAVFIPLRMSLKEVKL
- a CDS encoding winged helix-turn-helix domain-containing protein codes for the protein MSKVKVVTDPEVIKLMLEDTRRKILSLLRNREMTISQLSEILGKTPQTIYHHIEKLKEAGLVEVKRTEMKGNLVEKYYGRTADAFYINLYLGDEELRYFARSRLKTKLEIFKALGYEFNDEELLNVMDELLKKEYECKTNISEEIEAKEEELKDFSNEDIIHAIEWLAMARMGRDGETMELLKKLGEVLKK
- a CDS encoding CoA-binding protein, whose product is METPNLDFLFYPKSVAVIGASNVPGKVGNAIMHSITLRYDGKVYAVNVRGGDIEVNGKRFPVYKSIHDIQDEIDVAVVAVPARFVPDVIDDCGKKSVKAAVVISAGFKEAGRTDLEDELVKRAKKWGIRVVGPNCLGVTNLENGFDCNFNPPERQARPPFGKVAFMSQSGAFGAAILDWAAREKIGMSKFISLGNMADLDESDFMAYLGDDPKTGVITGYIEGVKDGRKFFKAAKEVTLKKPVVVLKSGRTEAGAKAAASHTGSLAGAYKIYQAAFEQAGVLEAKTMRQLFNYAKALAMQNPAKGDRVAIVTNGGGAGVMMSDGLLERGMKLASLSDETNGRFRKDIEEGKLPRHMSYKNPIDVIGDAPSSRYEIAMRYALEDPNVDLLVVITLFQSPAIDEGIVSAMERMKAYGKPIVFIAPGGDYPHKMARNIEQRGIPVYETTEDAVDAVYALVKYGEWLKENGKL
- a CDS encoding tryptophan--tRNA ligase, producing the protein MDDFKVTPWDVEGVVDYAKLIEQFGTSPLTDELIEKTVELTKSELPIYFRRRFFFSHRDYDKILADYENGRGFFLYTGRGPSGPMHIGHIIPFYATKWLQEKFGVNLYIQITDDEKFFFKEKLTFNDTKRWAYDNILDIIAVGFDPDRTFIFQNSEFTKIYEMAIPIAKKINFSMAKAVFGFTDQSKIGMIFYPAIQAAPTFFEKKRCLIPAAIDQDPYWRLQRDFAESLGYYKTAAIHSKFVPGLTGLGGKMSASKPETAVYLTDDPEEAGKKIWRFALTGGQPTLKEQREKGGNPDRCVVFKWLEVFFEPDDEKLMERYRACKAGELTCGECKRYLIRKVQEFLREHQKKRKKAEKKVEEFKYTGELAREQWDRAVPEVLH
- a CDS encoding phosphate uptake regulator PhoU; amino-acid sequence: MRKLLDMGIEQLKKLIREMGNDALSSLQRASKSLNGGVESIADISSELHILHGDVLNIATELLVRYSPVAGDLRFIQSAIDVSYDLYRISRYAMEIERTAKVVGPFEMTPLLSRGFNLTLEALKTAVEAFENLDEVATGRLLELDREIDDLYIHSLQGIKNPETCSPVEALIMRHLERISDHAKDIGAQVIYIKEGKRV
- a CDS encoding phosphate ABC transporter ATP-binding protein, which codes for MNFAIETVDLNVYYGKNHVIKDVNLQIPEKGIFALMGPSGCGKSTMLRTFNRILELKEDTRVEGEVRLFGKNVYSPEVDPIEVRRQVGMVFQYPNPFPHMTIYENVAIGLKLNGLVKSKEDLDERVEWALKKAALWDEVKDRLNDYPRNLSGGQKQRLVIARALAMKPKILLMDEPTANIDPVGTAKIEELLLELKEDYTIVLVTHLPAQAARASDYVGFLYLGELIEAGPTRKVFESPEHELTEKYITGALG